Proteins found in one bacterium genomic segment:
- a CDS encoding Ser-Thr-rich GPI-anchored membrane family protein → MKLHFGLLFLILWFGVLTVEAAPRQCVLVEEFTNSGCSACSLYNPGIRTVITAMTRDTCVSINYHAWWPSTDDPFYQWNAAEAQARTNYYGVWDVPALFVDYLLQPDMSQADSLSAAIRARYAVSSPCTLSVAAAMGTGNTFRFVASVTADEAMTGSDNRLFVALVNDVITYSTPPGPNGELSFPEPFRDVYPDASTGQGFSLAAGQTYHMAGTLNANSFWPLGNCTVIAYVQNVSTREILQATWKHIGSSSGTISLTAPNGGEQWYAGESHTITWTSGLTTTMNIELLRDSTTGAWETIAANVPNTGSYTWTVTSPGSAAARIRLSGATQMLVADTSAAVFSIGGVAVTMPNGGETWTAGDVDTIRWLAPAMTEAVRVELNRTYPGGAWETIAASTPNSGMFPWTVTTPLSTAARLRVQGTVHPLAGDTSNASFTLTARQITLTAPNGGETYVAGQTGMIRWTSLNLSGSVDIHLNRNYPTGSWELIGSNLPDSGSYAWHVLPPGSVLARIRVTSEVYPSAMDFSATNFVIQEPNLAPVLRHTPLHDITPHTGTVVANAYDPGATLSIASVKMFYRKRGLASFDSLLLPATANYQEYSASLASLTEGTYDYYLRAADDGGLTAFVPANAPTGLYRFNVYSPGPQTLAYDDGTAESFNWVTAPDSLRYQWAVKFGPVTTPYALCGAQIAISRRLPEQTHTPIKVTIYAADGPGGLPGTVIYSRLAGSVGNVVGGLPTGTNWTTVTFKDTLGTAPIIRVPEFYIAVANNEFGSYEAFGRDANGARNHRSYFFDACENHWHSEDDSVVSTNAHPGNRMIRANGAPFGLTAYRNGNDVVLRWANLGAPHYRVYSSATPSGPFNTLEGTAATNSYTIVNGANTNAIRFYEVSPIAN, encoded by the coding sequence ATGAAACTGCATTTTGGGCTGCTATTTCTGATTCTGTGGTTTGGCGTTTTGACCGTAGAAGCCGCACCGCGCCAGTGCGTACTGGTTGAGGAGTTCACCAACTCGGGATGCTCCGCCTGTTCGCTGTACAATCCGGGGATCCGCACGGTGATCACCGCGATGACGCGTGACACCTGTGTAAGCATCAACTACCATGCGTGGTGGCCCAGCACCGACGATCCATTCTACCAATGGAATGCGGCGGAAGCACAGGCCCGGACCAACTATTACGGCGTCTGGGATGTTCCGGCTCTGTTTGTGGACTATCTGCTGCAACCGGACATGTCTCAAGCCGACTCACTGAGCGCCGCCATTCGCGCCCGCTATGCCGTGTCGTCGCCTTGCACCCTCTCCGTGGCGGCAGCGATGGGCACCGGCAACACCTTTCGCTTCGTCGCCTCAGTGACTGCCGATGAAGCCATGACCGGGAGTGACAACCGCCTGTTTGTAGCGTTGGTCAATGACGTGATCACCTATTCGACGCCTCCCGGACCCAATGGCGAGCTATCCTTTCCCGAGCCGTTCCGGGATGTGTATCCCGATGCCAGCACCGGCCAGGGATTTTCCCTTGCTGCCGGACAGACCTATCACATGGCGGGAACGCTCAACGCCAACTCCTTCTGGCCGCTGGGGAACTGCACCGTGATTGCCTATGTGCAGAATGTCTCCACGCGGGAAATTCTGCAAGCCACATGGAAGCACATCGGCTCCAGTTCCGGTACGATTTCTCTGACGGCTCCCAACGGCGGCGAGCAGTGGTACGCGGGAGAATCCCACACGATCACGTGGACGTCGGGTCTTACGACGACTATGAACATCGAGCTGCTCCGGGATTCCACCACCGGCGCCTGGGAAACCATCGCCGCCAATGTGCCCAATACGGGCAGCTACACCTGGACGGTGACGTCCCCGGGCAGTGCTGCCGCGCGGATTCGCCTGTCCGGCGCCACACAGATGCTGGTGGCCGACACCTCTGCTGCGGTCTTCAGCATCGGCGGCGTGGCTGTTACAATGCCGAACGGCGGAGAAACCTGGACCGCGGGCGATGTCGACACCATTCGCTGGCTTGCGCCCGCCATGACCGAAGCCGTGCGCGTGGAATTGAACCGCACCTATCCGGGCGGAGCATGGGAGACCATTGCCGCCAGTACGCCGAATAGCGGCATGTTCCCTTGGACCGTCACCACGCCGCTTTCCACTGCCGCGCGCCTGCGGGTCCAGGGCACGGTACATCCTCTGGCCGGCGACACCTCAAATGCAAGCTTTACCCTCACCGCACGGCAGATTACGCTGACCGCACCCAATGGCGGTGAGACGTACGTCGCGGGGCAGACCGGCATGATCCGCTGGACGTCGCTGAATCTTTCCGGTTCGGTGGATATTCATCTGAACCGCAACTATCCGACAGGATCATGGGAATTGATCGGCAGCAACCTTCCCGACAGCGGCTCCTATGCCTGGCACGTTCTGCCTCCCGGCAGCGTGTTGGCCCGCATTCGCGTGACCAGTGAAGTGTATCCTTCCGCGATGGATTTTTCCGCCACCAATTTCGTGATTCAGGAGCCCAACCTCGCCCCGGTGCTCCGCCATACGCCGCTGCACGACATCACCCCGCATACCGGAACCGTCGTGGCAAACGCCTACGATCCGGGAGCCACGCTGTCCATCGCTTCCGTGAAGATGTTCTACCGGAAACGGGGATTGGCCTCTTTCGATTCTCTCTTGCTTCCTGCAACAGCCAACTATCAGGAATATTCGGCCAGCCTCGCGTCGCTGACCGAAGGCACCTACGACTACTACCTGCGCGCTGCCGATGACGGCGGACTGACCGCGTTTGTGCCGGCCAATGCCCCCACGGGCCTCTACCGCTTCAATGTCTATTCACCGGGTCCGCAGACTCTGGCCTATGACGACGGCACGGCGGAGAGCTTCAACTGGGTGACCGCGCCCGACAGCCTGCGTTATCAGTGGGCGGTAAAATTCGGTCCGGTCACCACTCCCTACGCCTTGTGCGGCGCGCAGATTGCCATTTCGCGCCGCCTTCCCGAACAGACCCACACGCCAATTAAGGTGACGATCTACGCCGCCGATGGCCCCGGCGGCCTGCCCGGGACGGTGATCTACAGCCGCCTTGCCGGATCCGTGGGCAACGTCGTTGGCGGACTCCCCACAGGCACCAACTGGACCACCGTCACCTTCAAGGACACGCTGGGCACCGCGCCCATTATTCGCGTTCCGGAGTTCTACATTGCGGTGGCCAACAATGAGTTCGGCAGCTATGAAGCCTTTGGCCGCGACGCCAACGGCGCGCGCAATCACCGCTCCTACTTCTTCGATGCCTGCGAAAATCACTGGCATAGCGAAGATGACAGCGTGGTGAGCACCAATGCCCATCCCGGCAACCGGATGATCCGGGCTAACGGCGCTCCCTTCGGCCTTACCGCCTATCGCAACGGAAATGACGTCGTGCTGCGGTGGGCGAATCTGGGTGCGCCCCACTATCGCGTTTATAGTTCAGCCACCCCCAGTGGGCCGTTCAACACGCTTGAAGGGACCGCTGCGACCAATAGTTACACGATTGTCAATGGGGCCAATACCAACGCCATTCGCTTTTACGAGGTGTCGCCCATCGCGAATTAG
- a CDS encoding Glu/Leu/Phe/Val dehydrogenase has product MSSSAFNPFEMAQTQFDRVADLLSLDSATREMLRQPLREYHFTIPVRMDDGTMRIFRGFRVQHNDARGPGKGGIRFHPQETIDTVRALAMWMTWKCSVVDIPLGGSKGGVICDPHNLTPHEQERICRGWVRQLAKVVGPLADVPAPDIMTNAQHMLWMLDEYEHIHGGHFPGFITGKPVGMGGSLGRTEATGFGVVFTIREALKELGMRPEETQTSVQGFGNVSQYAIRLLQQIGGKVICVSCWDQKDQTSYSFRKAGGIDLDQLLDITDRFGGIEKEQARALGYEVLGGDAWLEQDVDILIPGAIENQITTENVGKIGKRVRLIAEGANGPTTPEADEIIKQRGIFLIPDFLANAGGVTCSYFEQVQSNMNYYWEKDEVLGKLDVAMTSAFIAVSELARERKLYMRDAAYVIAVSRVAQACKDRGWV; this is encoded by the coding sequence ATGAGCAGCAGTGCTTTCAATCCGTTTGAAATGGCTCAAACGCAATTCGATAGGGTGGCGGATCTTCTCTCGCTGGACAGCGCCACGCGGGAAATGCTCCGTCAGCCGCTGCGCGAATACCATTTTACCATTCCCGTGCGGATGGATGACGGCACCATGCGCATCTTTCGCGGTTTCCGTGTCCAGCACAATGATGCGCGCGGCCCGGGAAAAGGCGGCATCCGCTTTCACCCGCAGGAGACCATTGACACCGTGCGCGCCTTGGCGATGTGGATGACGTGGAAATGCTCGGTTGTGGACATTCCCCTCGGCGGCAGCAAAGGCGGCGTCATCTGCGATCCGCACAACCTGACCCCGCACGAACAGGAACGCATCTGTCGCGGCTGGGTGCGGCAGCTTGCCAAGGTGGTGGGACCATTGGCCGACGTGCCCGCGCCGGACATCATGACCAACGCGCAGCACATGCTCTGGATGCTCGATGAGTATGAGCACATTCACGGCGGGCATTTCCCGGGCTTCATCACCGGCAAACCCGTGGGCATGGGCGGCTCGCTGGGCCGCACCGAGGCCACCGGCTTCGGCGTCGTCTTCACTATTCGCGAGGCGCTGAAAGAATTGGGCATGCGGCCCGAGGAAACCCAAACCAGTGTGCAGGGCTTCGGCAATGTTTCGCAGTACGCGATCCGCCTGTTGCAGCAGATTGGTGGCAAGGTCATCTGTGTGTCCTGCTGGGATCAGAAGGATCAGACCTCCTACTCCTTCCGCAAGGCCGGCGGCATTGACCTTGATCAACTGCTCGACATCACCGACCGTTTCGGCGGTATCGAAAAAGAGCAGGCACGCGCACTGGGCTATGAAGTCCTCGGCGGCGATGCCTGGCTGGAGCAGGACGTGGACATTCTGATTCCCGGCGCCATCGAAAACCAGATCACCACCGAAAACGTCGGCAAGATCGGCAAGCGCGTGCGTCTGATTGCCGAAGGCGCCAACGGACCTACCACTCCCGAGGCCGATGAGATCATCAAGCAGCGTGGCATCTTCCTCATCCCCGATTTTCTGGCCAACGCCGGCGGTGTGACCTGCTCCTACTTCGAGCAGGTGCAGTCCAACATGAACTATTACTGGGAAAAGGATGAAGTGCTGGGCAAGCTCGACGTCGCCATGACCAGCGCCTTCATCGCCGTCAGTGAACTGGCCCGCGAACGCAAACTCTACATGCGCGACGCCGCGTATGTGATTGCCGTCAGCCGCGTCGCGCAAGCCTGCAAAGATAGAGGATGGGTGTAA